The Streptomyces collinus DNA segment CCGTCGGCGGCGAGGATGGACTGGCTGGTCTCGATCTGGATCTCGAAGCCGATCCGGCCGGGTTCGAGGCCGTGGGTCTTCTCGAAGGCGTCCAGCAGCCGCGCCATGGCGGTGACCTGCTCGGCGTACGTGACCTTGGGCAGGGTGAGCACCAGCCCGCCGGGCAGGCCGCCGGCCTCCATCAGGCCGGTGAGGAAGATGTCGAGGGTGCGGATGCCCCGGGCGCGGACGGGTGCTTCCATGCACTTCATGCGGATGCCCATGTACGGGGCGGCGGTGCGCTCCGCGTAGGCCTCGGCGATGATCCGGGCGGCGCGGGCGGCGGCCTTGTCCTCCTCGGCGTCGGGGCGGTTGCCGTAGCCGTCCTCGAAGTCGACGCGCAGGTCCTCGATCGGCTCGCGTTCCAGCTTGGCGCGCACGCGCGCGTGGACGGGCTCGGCGAGTTCCTCGGAGAGGCCGAGGACGGCGGCGAAGGCCGCGGCGTCCGGGGCGTGCTCGTCGAGGGCCGCGAGGGCGCGGTCGCCCCAGGAGCGGACGGTGTCGGCGGCGAAGGCGTCGCCGGGGACGTAGACGGTGTGGACGGGCTGGCGGGTGCCGGGGTCTCCGGGGTAGCGGCGCTCCAGCTCGGCGTCGACCGGCGCGAGGGAGGCGCTGATCTCCTCGCTGACGGCGCCCGCGAGGCTGGTCGCCACCTTCTCCTGCTGGCCCTGACCCATTCCGAGACCCTCCTATTTTCCGCTGTACGGAATCAACAATCCGTAGAGCGAAGTTATCGGCCTACCTTCGCCCTGGTCAACACCGTCGTGCGGTGGCATTCCCCATCCTTCACCCTTGATCACCGACGACCCGCCCTCATCTTCCGTATTCAGAAGGCAAGCTTCATCCTGACGTGCAAGGGGAGGGAGACCACGTGCCGAACGAGGTCGGAGTGACACGCCGCCACGGGCTCAAGGCGGCGGCGGCCGCCGCCATCGTAGGACCGCTGCTCACCACCGCGGGCCCCACACCGCCCGCTTCCGCCGGCGAGCACCCCGGCGCCCTGGACGTCATGACGTTCAACGTCCGCTTCGGCACCGTCGTCGACAGGACACCGCGCTGGGAGGTGCGCCGACCGGTGATGCGAGAGCTGCTGCGCCGCGAGCCACCGCATCTCATCGGCACCCAGGAAGGGCTCTACCGGCAAGTGCGCGCGATCGAGAAGGATCTCGGCGGGCACCACGACTGGATCGGCACCGGACGCGGGGGCGGCAGCAAGGACGAGTTCATGGCGGTCTTCTACGACACGCGCAGACTCGCGCCGATCGAGTTCGATCACTTCTGGCTGTCCGACACCCCGTACACGATCGCCTCGAACACCTGGGGCGCGGACTGGCTGCGCATGGTGACCTGGGTCCGTTTCGCGGATCTCGCCGACGACGGGCGGGAGTTCTACGTCCTCAACACTCACCTGGACAGCGTCAGCCAGTACGCGCGGGAGCGCTCGGCGGGGCTCATCGGCGAGACGATCGCCGGGTGGGACCGGTCGTTACCGGTCATCGTCACCGGCGACTTCAACGCGGCCGCCCACGACAACCGGGTGTACGACCTCATGCTGGACATCGGACTGGTGGACGCCTGGGACGCGGCGGCCTCGCGGGGTCCGGCGTACGGGACGCACCACGGCTACCGGAGGCTCAAGCCCGGCGGGCGGCGCATCGACTGGATCCTCACCACGCCAGGGGTGACCACGCACTGGGCCGGGATGAACACCTTCAGCAGGGACGGGACCTACCCGAGCGACCACCTGCCGGTGCAGGCCTCGATGACCCTGGGATGAGAAGAGGCCCCCGTGACCGTTCGTGCGGTCACGGGGGCCTCCCCCAGCCGGAAGCGATCAGCCCTTGCGGGTCTTGATCTCCTCGGTCAGAGCCGGGACGACGTCGAAGAGGTCGCCGACGACGCCGTAGTCGACGAGGTCGAAGATCGGGGCCTCGGCGTCCTTGTTGACCGCCACGATCGTCTTCGAGGTCTGCATACCGGCGCGGTGCTGGATCGCACCGGAGATGCCGTTGGCGATGTACAGCTGCGGCGAGACGGACTTGCCGGTCTGGCCGACCTGGTTGGTGTGCGGGTACCAGCCGGCGTCCACCGCGGCACGCGAGGCACCGACAGCGGCACCGAGCGAGTCGGCGAGCGCCTCGATGATCGCGAAGTTCTCCGCGCCGTTGACGCCACGGCCACCGGAGACCACGATCGCGGCCTCGGTCAGCTCCGGACGGCCCGTCGACTCACGCGGAGTACGGCCGGTGACCTTGGTGCCGGTGGCCTGCGCGGAGAAGGAGACGCTCAGGGCCTCGACCGCACCGGCGGCCGGGGCGGCCTCGACGGCGGCGCTGTTGGGCTTGACCGTGATGACCGGGGTGCCCTTGGAGACACGGGACTTGGTGGTGAAGGACGCGGCGAACACGGACTGCGTGGCCACCGGGCCCTCGTCGCCGGCCTCCAGGTCGACGGCGTCGGTGATGATGCCGGAGCCCAGACGCAGCGCCAGACGGGCGGCGATCTCCTTGCCCTCGGCGGAGGACGGCACCAGCACGGCGGCCGGGGACACGGCCTCGTGCGCGGCCTGGAGGGCGTCGACCTTCGGTACGACCAGGTAGTCGGCGTACTCGGCGGCCTCGTGCGTGAGGACCTTGACCGCGCCGTGCTCGGCGAGAACGGCGGCCGTGTCACCGGCGCCGTTGCCCAGCGCGACGGCGACCGGCTCGCCGATGCGGCGGGCGAGGGTCAGCAGCTCCAGGGTGGGCTTGCGGACGGCGCCGTCCACGTGGTCGACGTAGACGAGAACTTCAGCCATGGGACTTCTTCTCTCCTGCTTGCGAAAGATGAGGGGCGGTCAGCGAAGGGGCTCAGATGAACTTCTGGCCCGCGAGGAACTCAGCGAGCTGCTTGCCGCCCTCGCCCTCGTCCTTGACGATCGTGCCCGCGGTGCGGGCCGGACGCTCGGCCGCGCCGTCGACCGTGGTGTAGGCACCCTCCAGGCCGACCTCCTCGGCCTCCAGGTCCAGGTCGGACAGGTCCCAGGACTCCACCGGCTTCTTCTTGGCGGCCATGATGCCCTTGAAGGACGGGTAACGGGCCTCGCCCGACTGGTCGGTCACGGACACGACCGCCGGGAGGGAGGCCTCCAGGCTCTCGGAGGCGGCGTCGCCGTCGCGGCGGCCCTTGACGGTGCCGTCCTCGACGGAGACCTCGGAGAGCAGGGTGACCTGCGGGACGCCCAGGCGCTCGGCGAGCAGGGCCGGGACGACGCCCATGGTGCCGTCGGTGGAGGCCATGCCGGAGATGACCAGGTCGTAACCGGCCTTCTCGATCGCCTTGGCCAGGACCAGGGAGGTGCCGATGGCGTCGGTGCCGTGGATGTCGTCGTCCTCGACGTGGATCGCCTTGTCCGCACCCATGGACAGCGCCTTGCGCAGGGCGTCCTTGGCGTCCTCGGGGCCCACCGTCAGGACGGTGATCTCCACGTCGTCGTCGGAGTTCTCGGAGATCTGCAGCGCCTGCTCGACCGCGTACTCGTCGAGCTCGGAGAGCAGACCGTCCACGTCGTCCCGGTCGACGGTCAGGTCATCGGCGAAGTGCCGGTCGCCGGTGGCGTCGGGCACGTACTTCACAGTGACAACGATCCTCAAGCTCACGCCGGCTCTCCTACTGCATCGTCATTTCCATGCTGCCTACTTGCAGGCAGCATAGGCGCCTCTAGCGTCCGATCCCGGTCGGGGCGAACCCACGCCCCGAGCGAAATATTACTCGTCAGTACACCCAGTTCGTTCCCGCTAAGCAAGCGCTTTGAACTGTGACCTTCGCAACGCAGCGTAACCGGAACTCGACGGTCACGCAGCCCGGGGGGCGCCCCGCTCAGTCGCCCAGACGCTGGAAACGTCCCTGGTGATAGAGGAGGGGACGGCCGGTGCCCGCGGGGTCGCCGTGCACGACCTCGGCGAGCACGATCCGGTGGTCCCCTGCGGGGACGCGCGCGACGACCCGGCCCACCAGCCAGGCGAGCACACCGTCGAGGACGGGAACGCCCTCGGGCCCGTCCCGCCAGGCGGTGGGAGGGCCGAAGCGGTCGGCGCCGCTGCGGGCGAAGGTGGCGGCCAGCTCCTGCTGGTGCTCACCGAGGATGTGGACACCGACGTGGTCCGCCGCCGCGATCGCGGGCCAGCTGGAGGCACCGGTGCCGACCCCGAAGGACAGCAGGGGCGGTTCGGCGGAGACGGACGTCAGGGAGGTCGCGGTGAAGCCCACCGGGCCCGCCTCGCCACGAGCGGTGACGACGGCGACTCCCGCCGCGTGCCGC contains these protein-coding regions:
- a CDS encoding DUF6986 family protein, whose protein sequence is MGQGQQEKVATSLAGAVSEEISASLAPVDAELERRYPGDPGTRQPVHTVYVPGDAFAADTVRSWGDRALAALDEHAPDAAAFAAVLGLSEELAEPVHARVRAKLEREPIEDLRVDFEDGYGNRPDAEEDKAAARAARIIAEAYAERTAAPYMGIRMKCMEAPVRARGIRTLDIFLTGLMEAGGLPGGLVLTLPKVTYAEQVTAMARLLDAFEKTHGLEPGRIGFEIQIETSQSILAADGTATVARMIQAAEGRATGLHYGTFDYSACLGVSAAHQAGDHPAADHAKAVMQVAAAGTGVRVSDGSTNVLPVGPTAKVHDAWRLHYGLTRRALARAYYQGWDMHPGHIPTRYAAVFAFYREGFEQAAARLSRYANRTGGDVMDEPATAKALSGYLLRGLDCGALDNGEVARLAGLTRADLESFAAPRRGDLTASA
- a CDS encoding endonuclease/exonuclease/phosphatase family protein, whose translation is MPNEVGVTRRHGLKAAAAAAIVGPLLTTAGPTPPASAGEHPGALDVMTFNVRFGTVVDRTPRWEVRRPVMRELLRREPPHLIGTQEGLYRQVRAIEKDLGGHHDWIGTGRGGGSKDEFMAVFYDTRRLAPIEFDHFWLSDTPYTIASNTWGADWLRMVTWVRFADLADDGREFYVLNTHLDSVSQYARERSAGLIGETIAGWDRSLPVIVTGDFNAAAHDNRVYDLMLDIGLVDAWDAAASRGPAYGTHHGYRRLKPGGRRIDWILTTPGVTTHWAGMNTFSRDGTYPSDHLPVQASMTLG
- a CDS encoding electron transfer flavoprotein subunit alpha/FixB family protein is translated as MAEVLVYVDHVDGAVRKPTLELLTLARRIGEPVAVALGNGAGDTAAVLAEHGAVKVLTHEAAEYADYLVVPKVDALQAAHEAVSPAAVLVPSSAEGKEIAARLALRLGSGIITDAVDLEAGDEGPVATQSVFAASFTTKSRVSKGTPVITVKPNSAAVEAAPAAGAVEALSVSFSAQATGTKVTGRTPRESTGRPELTEAAIVVSGGRGVNGAENFAIIEALADSLGAAVGASRAAVDAGWYPHTNQVGQTGKSVSPQLYIANGISGAIQHRAGMQTSKTIVAVNKDAEAPIFDLVDYGVVGDLFDVVPALTEEIKTRKG
- a CDS encoding electron transfer flavoprotein subunit beta/FixA family protein, yielding MSLRIVVTVKYVPDATGDRHFADDLTVDRDDVDGLLSELDEYAVEQALQISENSDDDVEITVLTVGPEDAKDALRKALSMGADKAIHVEDDDIHGTDAIGTSLVLAKAIEKAGYDLVISGMASTDGTMGVVPALLAERLGVPQVTLLSEVSVEDGTVKGRRDGDAASESLEASLPAVVSVTDQSGEARYPSFKGIMAAKKKPVESWDLSDLDLEAEEVGLEGAYTTVDGAAERPARTAGTIVKDEGEGGKQLAEFLAGQKFI
- a CDS encoding flavin reductase family protein; the encoded protein is MPADLLATPDLLRSVFRRHAAGVAVVTARGEAGPVGFTATSLTSVSAEPPLLSFGVGTGASSWPAIAAADHVGVHILGEHQQELAATFARSGADRFGPPTAWRDGPEGVPVLDGVLAWLVGRVVARVPAGDHRIVLAEVVHGDPAGTGRPLLYHQGRFQRLGD